From the Patescibacteria group bacterium genome, one window contains:
- a CDS encoding UDP-N-acetylmuramoyl-L-alanyl-D-glutamate--2,6-diaminopimelate ligase, which yields MSSVLREDSLILNYKDFRVSGVSYDYRKVRPNNIYAAIDVFNHQGKERDGHVFIRKAIRNGAKALILKKRQNINEDVCQIINSNPRKVLERLSAFFYSYPAKKLFTIGVTGTKGKTTTVYLISHLLEDAGIKTGFFSTADFKIGAHSISNYTDKVNETHLTCPEAPELQKSLKRMVELGTKVAIIEATSHALKLCRAAEECQYDVAVITNLQSEHLDFHKSKRDYYLAKAKLFDLLSTSQNKNLEKCAVINNDMQSCQFLKKRVTSKIITYGVRNHADINARSIKIENNRTVFKVGNQTFESSLIGLHNVYNVCAAIAVASHFGISYKKIKNSLARFSGVPGRAQEVKNNRGFRVLIDYAHTPESLEVCLKTLKKNSPKRLIVIFGCAGDRDPKKRAEMGGVATRLADFSIITSEDPRNENPRRIVQEIVRGIKKNNFMVEIDRKKAIQKGLEYAREGDFVVITGKGDEKFLEIRDKQFKWSDEQVVTNYLNQI from the coding sequence ATGTCATCTGTTCTAAGAGAAGACTCTTTAATTTTAAACTACAAAGACTTCAGGGTTAGTGGGGTGAGTTATGATTACCGTAAAGTAAGACCCAATAATATTTACGCCGCAATCGACGTTTTTAACCATCAGGGGAAAGAAAGAGATGGTCATGTATTCATTAGGAAAGCTATAAGAAATGGGGCAAAAGCTTTAATTCTCAAAAAGAGACAGAACATCAATGAAGATGTTTGTCAGATTATTAACTCAAACCCTAGAAAAGTTTTAGAAAGACTCTCTGCTTTCTTTTATTCTTACCCAGCAAAAAAGCTCTTTACGATAGGTGTAACCGGAACAAAAGGCAAAACTACAACAGTGTATTTAATAAGTCACCTGCTAGAAGACGCAGGAATAAAGACAGGGTTTTTTTCAACTGCTGATTTTAAAATAGGGGCACATTCAATCTCAAACTACACAGACAAAGTCAATGAAACGCACCTAACCTGCCCCGAAGCACCAGAGCTCCAAAAAAGCCTCAAACGAATGGTGGAGCTGGGTACAAAGGTTGCCATAATCGAGGCTACTTCGCACGCCTTAAAACTATGCAGAGCAGCTGAAGAGTGCCAGTATGACGTTGCCGTCATAACCAACTTGCAAAGCGAACATCTTGACTTCCATAAAAGCAAAAGGGACTATTATCTCGCGAAGGCAAAACTTTTTGATTTGTTATCTACGTCCCAAAACAAAAACCTTGAAAAGTGTGCCGTGATAAATAATGACATGCAAAGTTGCCAGTTTCTAAAAAAGAGAGTGACCTCAAAAATAATAACTTACGGAGTTCGTAATCACGCAGATATTAACGCCAGATCGATTAAGATAGAAAACAACAGAACAGTGTTCAAAGTAGGCAACCAAACATTCGAATCGTCTTTGATTGGGCTGCATAACGTTTATAACGTATGTGCTGCTATCGCCGTTGCTTCTCATTTTGGAATCTCCTACAAAAAAATCAAGAATTCCTTGGCGAGATTTTCTGGGGTACCAGGTAGGGCACAAGAAGTCAAAAATAATAGGGGGTTCAGAGTACTAATAGACTATGCCCACACGCCCGAATCCCTTGAGGTTTGTCTCAAAACACTGAAAAAGAACTCTCCCAAGCGCTTGATAGTAATTTTTGGTTGTGCCGGCGATAGAGATCCTAAAAAAAGAGCAGAGATGGGAGGGGTCGCTACCAGATTAGCAGATTTTTCAATCATTACATCTGAAGATCCCCGCAATGAAAATCCAAGAAGGATCGTTCAAGAGATAGTGAGGGGAATAAAAAAGAACAATTTCATGGTAGAAATTGATAGAAAAAAAGCAATACAAAAGGGTTTAGAGTATGCGAGAGAAGGAGATTTTGTGGTTATTACGGGAAAGGGTGACGAAAAGTTTCTTGAGATTAGAGATAAACAATTTAAATGGAGTGACGAACAAGTAGTTACTAACTATCTAAACCAAATCTAA
- the hisG gene encoding ATP phosphoribosyltransferase — protein sequence MAKKNKLNFGFPFGALQDEIIELFEAAGYKVKVDQTLQKIEISDPDITCLSARPIAISSMVERGILDVGISTEASVIEAKTKRVKEVCDLEYEKSLWGKTNVVLAVPKDSKIASVKGLRGKKIITRIPEITKEFLRKNKIQAEILYSDSLVNESKVGVTADAIVEFSRRGDVLAAYSLKVLKTLFESSVILIANPKALQDATKKKKIQELATRLRRARSQQEQMVSPYTPSGSTTHLDDIDLKILQELFEDGRKSFVEIAKDTKLSSVGVKKRIEKLLREDIVQVRGFMNIEKMYAMSAVIGVEADSKTLAELVERFQRSHFVYMLVKTSGRYNLAVGVLASDLGSLESFITKEIREKKGVKQVEVSVGELPLIPKWVSPPFYK from the coding sequence ATGGCAAAGAAAAACAAGCTAAACTTTGGCTTTCCATTTGGTGCGCTCCAAGATGAGATAATAGAGCTTTTTGAGGCCGCAGGGTACAAGGTAAAAGTTGATCAGACGCTCCAGAAGATTGAAATCAGCGACCCCGACATCACATGCCTTTCTGCCCGTCCCATTGCCATATCCTCCATGGTTGAGAGGGGAATTTTGGATGTGGGCATTTCTACGGAAGCATCGGTCATAGAGGCAAAGACAAAAAGGGTGAAAGAAGTATGTGATCTTGAGTATGAAAAATCCCTTTGGGGAAAGACCAATGTGGTGTTGGCGGTCCCCAAGGATTCCAAGATTGCAAGCGTGAAAGGCCTTCGGGGCAAGAAAATCATCACCAGGATTCCCGAAATCACCAAAGAGTTTTTGCGAAAAAACAAGATTCAGGCTGAAATTCTGTATTCTGACTCCCTGGTGAACGAATCTAAGGTTGGGGTGACTGCAGATGCCATTGTGGAGTTTTCCAGAAGGGGGGATGTGCTGGCAGCCTACAGCTTAAAAGTCCTCAAAACCCTGTTTGAGAGCTCGGTGATTTTGATTGCAAACCCAAAGGCGCTGCAGGATGCCACAAAGAAAAAGAAGATTCAAGAACTCGCAACCCGTCTCAGGAGAGCCCGTTCTCAGCAGGAGCAGATGGTGAGTCCCTACACTCCATCTGGGAGTACAACTCATCTTGATGATATTGACCTCAAGATTCTCCAGGAGCTTTTTGAAGATGGGAGAAAGTCCTTTGTGGAAATCGCCAAAGATACAAAACTGAGTTCGGTTGGTGTTAAAAAAAGAATAGAGAAACTGCTGCGAGAAGATATTGTACAGGTTCGGGGGTTCATGAACATTGAGAAGATGTATGCCATGAGTGCTGTAATCGGGGTGGAGGCAGACAGCAAGACTTTAGCAGAGCTTGTAGAGCGGTTCCAACGCTCTCACTTTGTATATATGCTTGTGAAAACTTCGGGGAGATACAACCTTGCTGTGGGAGTGCTTGCCTCAGACCTCGGGAGTCTTGAGAGTTTCATCACGAAAGAGATCCGGGAGAAGAAAGGAGTAAAACAAGTAGAGGTGAGTGTTGGAGAACTGCCCCTTATCCCCAAGTGGGTTTCCCCACCTTTTTATAAATAG
- a CDS encoding GreA/GreB family elongation factor: MTETKYYVTKQGLQKIEKDYQNLLEFKKKKTTGEGVPSIWHSEEVNPDYLAFQEDMSLLETKLTELEVILKNIEIITVPKGEERNLVGLGATITVDLGGEIDEFTIVGTLEADPLQKKISNESPLGGGLLGAEVGDVVKVKTTLVNHDCKILKIVYR, encoded by the coding sequence ATGACAGAAACCAAATACTACGTTACAAAGCAAGGGCTCCAGAAGATTGAGAAGGACTATCAGAATCTTTTGGAATTCAAGAAGAAAAAGACCACGGGAGAGGGGGTGCCGAGCATTTGGCATTCAGAGGAAGTAAATCCAGATTATCTTGCCTTCCAAGAAGACATGAGTCTTTTGGAGACAAAGCTGACAGAGCTTGAGGTTATCTTAAAGAATATTGAAATCATTACAGTCCCCAAAGGGGAAGAACGTAACCTTGTTGGCCTGGGAGCTACCATTACCGTTGACCTAGGAGGAGAAATTGATGAGTTCACCATTGTGGGGACTCTTGAAGCTGACCCTCTGCAAAAGAAAATCTCCAACGAGTCTCCTCTTGGAGGTGGGTTATTGGGAGCAGAAGTAGGAGACGTAGTGAAGGTGAAAACTACTCTGGTAAACCACGACTGCAAGATACTGAAGATTGTCTACCGTTGA
- a CDS encoding isoaspartyl peptidase/L-asparaginase, producing MRYGIVVHGGAGGISPPTRKGCRQAAEVGMETLRQGGSSLDVAVAAVRWMEDSGRFNAGTGSVLRIDGTIEMDAVVATSQGLQGTVSAVPEVKNPVLLALEVARSNMRHISGPGGSRFAQEQGLESHPGATRRARQRLGVLKAEIRQALAKGEVPQGWTEEELRRFVGSDGAHPSRCLQAVEMQHDTVGAIALDRNGVVALAASTGGNGLMRSGRTGDVSHRGDGWDIKPEEGVLATGVGEAIIDERGADVVLGLLGLGFTPQQACEQALERFSPQTNVGFIALARDAIGIAANCPMASHSITEG from the coding sequence ATGAGATACGGCATCGTCGTTCATGGCGGTGCTGGCGGCATCTCTCCTCCAACAAGGAAGGGATGTCGTCAGGCTGCCGAGGTTGGTATGGAGACTCTCCGGCAAGGAGGTTCTTCCCTGGATGTTGCGGTGGCAGCGGTACGCTGGATGGAAGACAGCGGTCGTTTCAATGCAGGCACGGGTTCTGTTCTCCGGATTGATGGAACCATTGAGATGGATGCAGTGGTCGCAACCTCCCAAGGACTTCAGGGAACGGTGAGCGCTGTGCCCGAAGTCAAGAACCCAGTACTGCTTGCCCTTGAGGTGGCTCGCAGCAACATGCGGCACATCAGTGGACCCGGAGGCAGTCGCTTCGCACAGGAACAGGGCTTGGAATCTCATCCAGGAGCAACCCGTAGGGCGCGACAGCGCTTGGGGGTGCTCAAGGCAGAAATCAGACAGGCCTTGGCCAAGGGCGAGGTTCCTCAGGGGTGGACAGAAGAGGAACTCCGAAGATTCGTTGGATCCGATGGGGCACATCCTTCCCGCTGTCTCCAGGCTGTAGAGATGCAGCACGATACCGTAGGCGCAATTGCGCTTGACAGGAATGGTGTAGTTGCACTGGCAGCATCCACCGGCGGAAACGGTCTCATGCGGAGCGGAAGAACAGGAGACGTATCGCACCGAGGCGATGGATGGGACATTAAACCAGAAGAAGGTGTCCTTGCCACCGGTGTTGGGGAGGCGATCATTGACGAAAGAGGTGCCGACGTCGTGCTAGGGCTCTTGGGTCTTGGCTTTACGCCACAGCAGGCGTGTGAACAGGCACTGGAGCGCTTTTCGCCCCAAACCAACGTTGGGTTCATCGCCCTCGCAAGGGATGCCATTGGGATAGCAGCAAACTGCCCCATGGCGTCTCACAGCATAACAGAGGGATAA
- a CDS encoding flippase-like domain-containing protein: MKRLLAFVVFLVLGIILFSSVVRAVGWSEVWSAVQEFWGGKGVLLLILTFLILALGNWRWKEILKSQGYHIPFFSLFKVYLGGFSVAFFIPTLPFGSDLLRAYTIQKTYNIPFSRIFVSALIERILEITAYLVVILGGVTIFLFSTQIFHTMVLILFGAALLFITILSLFYFKSFKRESIVRMILPSIKKTNNILEIERGVFNFFKLRNSALWKGFLFSFLKSLSALLRAWVLVFFLWKTIGFLPTLSVLGFSYLALLVPIPAALGSHDALQALLFQSLGAGAHMGAAFALLIRAAEFAFALVGILFLIWLGIVLFKNTVVKKRERFLS; this comes from the coding sequence ATGAAACGGCTCCTGGCATTCGTTGTATTCCTTGTCTTGGGGATTATCCTTTTTTCAAGCGTGGTGCGGGCTGTAGGATGGAGTGAGGTGTGGAGTGCCGTTCAGGAGTTCTGGGGAGGAAAGGGGGTGCTGCTTTTAATTCTTACGTTTTTGATTCTCGCCTTGGGGAATTGGCGCTGGAAAGAAATCTTGAAGTCCCAAGGATATCACATTCCTTTCTTTTCTCTTTTTAAGGTATATCTTGGAGGGTTCTCCGTGGCTTTTTTTATCCCTACGTTGCCTTTTGGATCAGATCTGCTCCGGGCGTATACCATACAAAAAACATATAACATCCCCTTTTCAAGGATTTTTGTTTCTGCTCTCATAGAACGAATTTTAGAAATCACGGCATATCTTGTTGTGATTCTGGGAGGGGTTACCATTTTTCTCTTTTCCACGCAGATTTTCCATACCATGGTTTTGATTTTATTTGGGGCGGCTTTACTGTTTATAACAATTCTCTCTCTTTTTTATTTCAAAAGTTTCAAAAGAGAAAGCATTGTCAGAATGATTCTGCCAAGTATTAAAAAGACAAACAACATTCTTGAGATAGAAAGGGGGGTATTTAATTTTTTTAAGTTGCGCAATTCTGCGCTATGGAAAGGATTCCTATTCTCTTTTCTTAAGAGCTTGAGTGCCTTGTTGCGTGCCTGGGTTCTGGTATTCTTTCTTTGGAAAACCATAGGATTTCTTCCCACCCTTTCTGTTTTAGGGTTTTCATACTTAGCTTTGTTGGTGCCCATTCCAGCTGCGCTCGGTTCTCATGATGCGCTTCAGGCCCTACTCTTTCAATCGTTGGGAGCGGGCGCTCATATGGGAGCTGCATTTGCTCTCCTCATTCGTGCAGCAGAATTCGCCTTTGCGCTGGTTGGCATACTCTTCCTTATATGGCTGGGTATAGTATTATTCAAAAACACAGTGGTAAAAAAAAGAGAGAGATTCCTCTCTTGA
- the polX gene encoding DNA polymerase/3'-5' exonuclease PolX, with the protein MKNQELSHLFSQLATYLRMDEVSFKPQAFLKVAETLKVLGEDVGEIYEKAGLKGLEDIPGVGKGIAGKMEEYLKTGKIRELTAYKRKMPVNIEELTLVEGIGPKMVKELWKYLKIKNLKDLERKAKAGKVAKLSGFGAVKEQNILEAITFLKRSSGRGLLGEIYPIAQKYAEELKGSGLVQQAIPAGSLRRMKETIGDIDILVTTKQPEKVMDFFVHMIPHEKVWGKGKTKTSLRSKEGFDVDVRVVEEKVFGASLQYFTGSKEHNVKIRTLAAKKGFKLSEYGLFKGKKLIACKTEEAIYKALGMEYIEPELREDRGEVEAALKGNLPNLILYDSLKGDLQVQTNWTDGKHSIEEMAKEAKKQGLEYIAITDHTRDLAMVGGADEKKLMAQMAEIDKVQKKVSGIKILKGAEVNIRKDGTLDIEDKALAKLDVVGVAVHSYFKMARKDMTKRIIQAMENPNVDILFHPTGRRLLLRQEYDIDMDKIIAAAKKTGTILEANASSRMDLSDINIKKATYAGVKLAINSDAHDKSHFAFLKFGIAQARRGWARREDIINTWSLEKMLSFLKDRKNKK; encoded by the coding sequence ATGAAAAACCAAGAACTCAGTCATCTTTTTTCTCAACTCGCAACGTACCTCAGAATGGATGAGGTTTCTTTCAAACCCCAGGCCTTTTTGAAAGTTGCAGAAACCCTAAAAGTTCTTGGAGAGGATGTGGGGGAGATATATGAAAAAGCAGGACTCAAGGGATTGGAAGATATCCCCGGTGTGGGGAAAGGCATTGCAGGGAAGATGGAAGAATATTTGAAGACCGGGAAAATCAGGGAACTTACGGCGTACAAAAGAAAGATGCCAGTGAATATTGAGGAGTTGACTCTCGTAGAGGGCATTGGCCCCAAAATGGTAAAGGAACTGTGGAAATACCTTAAGATAAAAAACCTCAAAGATTTAGAGAGAAAAGCGAAAGCAGGGAAGGTGGCAAAACTTTCCGGGTTTGGCGCAGTAAAGGAGCAAAATATTCTTGAGGCCATTACCTTTCTCAAGCGCTCTTCCGGAAGGGGGCTGCTCGGGGAAATCTATCCCATTGCGCAAAAGTACGCGGAAGAGCTGAAAGGTTCAGGGTTGGTGCAGCAGGCAATTCCTGCCGGCTCCCTTCGGCGTATGAAAGAAACTATTGGGGACATAGATATTCTGGTTACTACAAAGCAGCCAGAAAAGGTCATGGACTTTTTTGTGCACATGATCCCCCATGAGAAGGTGTGGGGCAAAGGAAAAACCAAGACGTCCTTGCGTAGCAAAGAAGGGTTTGACGTGGATGTGAGGGTGGTTGAAGAGAAAGTGTTTGGGGCCTCACTTCAATATTTTACCGGCTCAAAGGAGCACAATGTGAAAATAAGAACCCTGGCTGCAAAGAAAGGGTTCAAGCTGTCTGAGTATGGATTATTCAAAGGCAAAAAGCTTATTGCCTGCAAAACTGAAGAGGCAATCTACAAGGCCCTGGGTATGGAATACATAGAGCCAGAACTCAGGGAAGACCGGGGAGAAGTGGAAGCTGCTCTCAAAGGAAATCTTCCAAACCTCATTTTGTATGATTCCTTGAAAGGGGATCTTCAGGTGCAGACCAACTGGACCGACGGGAAACATTCCATTGAGGAAATGGCAAAAGAAGCAAAAAAGCAAGGGTTAGAATACATTGCCATTACCGACCACACCAGAGATCTTGCCATGGTAGGAGGGGCAGACGAGAAAAAGCTCATGGCGCAAATGGCAGAGATAGACAAGGTGCAAAAGAAGGTATCTGGCATCAAGATTTTGAAAGGGGCTGAGGTGAACATTCGAAAGGACGGCACCTTAGATATTGAAGACAAAGCACTAGCAAAGCTGGACGTGGTGGGAGTTGCTGTGCACTCATACTTTAAGATGGCAAGAAAAGATATGACCAAGAGGATCATTCAGGCAATGGAAAACCCCAACGTGGATATTCTTTTTCACCCAACAGGAAGACGTCTACTCTTGCGCCAAGAATATGATATAGATATGGACAAGATTATTGCAGCGGCAAAAAAGACTGGGACAATTCTTGAGGCGAACGCTTCCTCGCGCATGGACCTGAGTGATATCAACATTAAAAAGGCAACGTACGCCGGAGTAAAGCTCGCTATCAACAGTGACGCCCATGACAAAAGCCATTTTGCATTCCTTAAGTTTGGCATTGCACAGGCAAGGAGAGGCTGGGCAAGGCGGGAGGATATCATCAACACATGGTCTCTGGAGAAGATGCTGTCGTTTTTGAAAGACCGAAAAAATAAAAAGTAG
- a CDS encoding NUDIX domain-containing protein, which produces MPKEQSAGAVIFRIENKEPRYLLLHYPTGARTKKEYWDFPKGHLEKGETEKQAALREVAEETGLRDVFFVPGFKQRIQYYFRIEGKTIFKTVVFFLAFTKKKKVKISFEHKGFIWLPFEEAMKKLKFTNARRILTRVHHFLKKQKQDL; this is translated from the coding sequence ATGCCAAAAGAACAATCAGCCGGAGCTGTCATATTCCGCATCGAAAACAAAGAACCTCGTTATTTATTACTTCATTATCCTACGGGGGCACGCACCAAAAAAGAGTATTGGGATTTTCCCAAAGGACACCTAGAAAAAGGAGAAACCGAAAAACAGGCTGCGCTAAGAGAGGTTGCAGAAGAGACTGGGTTGCGCGACGTCTTCTTTGTACCTGGGTTCAAACAGCGCATTCAATACTACTTTCGTATAGAGGGGAAAACCATATTTAAAACGGTGGTGTTCTTTCTTGCCTTTACCAAGAAAAAGAAGGTGAAGATTTCTTTTGAACACAAGGGATTTATATGGTTGCCTTTTGAGGAGGCAATGAAGAAACTCAAGTTTACCAATGCAAGAAGAATTCTTACCAGGGTGCACCACTTCTTGAAGAAGCAAAAACAGGACTTGTAA
- the rplT gene encoding 50S ribosomal protein L20: MARVKRGTTAKKRRKNILKKAKGFRWGRSKKYRLAKDALRHAWVYSFRDRKTKKRSYRKLWETKISGGVREQGLTYSKFLPLLKKQGIALDRKILAELREKHPQVFQKIVEQVKEK; the protein is encoded by the coding sequence ATGGCACGGGTAAAACGAGGAACCACCGCAAAAAAGAGGAGAAAGAATATCTTAAAAAAGGCCAAGGGTTTTCGCTGGGGCCGAAGCAAAAAGTACCGTCTGGCAAAAGACGCCCTCCGTCACGCCTGGGTGTATTCGTTCCGCGACCGAAAAACCAAAAAGAGATCATACCGAAAGCTCTGGGAAACCAAGATTTCAGGAGGGGTACGTGAGCAGGGCTTGACCTATAGCAAATTCCTCCCTCTGTTAAAAAAACAGGGTATTGCCCTGGACCGAAAGATACTTGCAGAACTCAGAGAAAAACATCCTCAAGTCTTCCAAAAGATTGTGGAGCAGGTAAAGGAGAAGTAA
- the rpmI gene encoding 50S ribosomal protein L35, producing the protein MARKKTKTRKSIIKRFKFTKGGKILKRSAGQDHYRMKRTGKQRRHMKKWTALSKPDAKKIKSLLTS; encoded by the coding sequence ATGGCAAGGAAAAAGACAAAAACGAGGAAATCCATTATAAAACGTTTTAAGTTCACTAAAGGTGGAAAGATTTTGAAGCGCTCTGCGGGACAAGACCACTACCGAATGAAACGCACCGGAAAGCAGCGGCGTCACATGAAAAAGTGGACAGCCTTAAGTAAACCTGACGCAAAAAAAATCAAGAGCTTGTTGACTTCATAA
- the infC gene encoding translation initiation factor IF-3, with translation MPKQTYINNQIRATEVRLIDEAGTQVGMVPLAEAIQRAEAAGLDLIQVTEKVTPPVVRIADYGKYLYQQGKKEREAKKHTGGDLKEIRLTFNISDHDLETRVRQAAKFLKRGDNVRINLRLRGRQKALLEHAKEKILKFTEQLNALIPIRTERDMKLEPRGLTMVITKK, from the coding sequence TTGCCGAAACAAACATACATAAACAACCAAATACGGGCAACCGAAGTTCGCTTAATTGACGAGGCAGGAACTCAGGTAGGCATGGTTCCCTTGGCGGAGGCCATACAACGGGCCGAGGCAGCTGGGCTCGACCTCATTCAGGTAACCGAGAAGGTAACCCCTCCCGTAGTAAGAATTGCAGACTACGGAAAGTATCTCTACCAGCAGGGTAAGAAGGAACGGGAGGCAAAAAAGCACACGGGGGGAGATTTAAAAGAAATCCGTCTCACTTTCAACATCTCAGACCACGACCTTGAGACAAGGGTAAGACAGGCAGCAAAGTTTTTAAAGCGAGGGGACAACGTCAGAATCAACCTAAGGCTGAGGGGACGACAGAAAGCATTACTGGAACACGCAAAAGAAAAGATCCTGAAGTTCACAGAACAACTCAACGCCTTAATTCCCATTCGAACGGAACGCGACATGAAGTTGGAACCAAGGGGACTTACCATGGTTATCACAAAAAAGTAG
- the smpB gene encoding SsrA-binding protein SmpB: protein MPTLAENRKAHHDYQILETLEAGLVLKGQEVKAIRQGKLQLAGSFVSFRGGELYLLGSTLPPYQPKNAGSDYDPDRARKLLMKKEELRSLYGRSKQEGLTFVPLRVYTSKAKLKLAFGIARGKRKGDKRELLKKREAQREMERALKRR from the coding sequence ATGCCAACTTTAGCTGAAAACAGAAAGGCGCATCACGACTACCAAATCCTTGAAACCCTGGAGGCAGGGTTGGTGCTGAAAGGCCAAGAGGTAAAGGCAATACGTCAAGGGAAGCTGCAGCTGGCGGGCTCTTTTGTTTCCTTTCGGGGCGGAGAACTCTATCTTTTGGGCTCTACCCTACCTCCGTACCAGCCAAAGAACGCAGGGTCTGACTACGATCCTGACCGGGCAAGAAAGCTCTTAATGAAGAAAGAAGAGCTGCGCTCTTTGTACGGAAGATCAAAGCAGGAGGGATTGACTTTTGTGCCCTTAAGGGTGTATACTAGCAAGGCAAAGCTTAAGCTTGCCTTTGGTATTGCCAGAGGAAAGAGAAAAGGAGACAAGCGAGAACTCTTGAAAAAAAGAGAAGCCCAAAGAGAGATGGAACGGGCACTGAAAAGAAGATAG
- the argS gene encoding arginine--tRNA ligase has protein sequence MIVKHLEKLVQSALKSLKTEGLLNEIKDSLISFEHPENPEHGDYSTNVALVLGKQLNQNPRKIADLIHSRLNIRDTGFVSEIKAEGLGFINFFLKQEYLIGELQEVIKKKEKYGQGDAQKKKVMVEFTDPNPFKEFHIGHLYSNTVGESLSRLLEAQGAQVKRVNYQGDVGLHVAKAVWGMQRNLEEQHLSLKELAKKDLSVRMKFLGQSYAKGNQAYETGNAKEDIESLNAKIFALDKEIKELYQQGRKWSLEYFEQIYKRLGTKFDYYYFESEVGKVGEKLVEEGMKKGIFEKSQGAVIFPGEKYGLHSRVFITSQGLPTYEAKELGLAPTKYKDFKYDLSLIITGNEIIDYFKVLLAALKEINPELGRKTKHLSHGMVRLPEGKMSSRTGNVVTGEELIEEVKGRVQKIMKSSGSEIPEKEQEAATESIAVGAVKYSLLRIGLGRDITFDFDKSLSLEGESGPYLQYTYARCRSILRKANLKRLSYSHLKETKLLPEEMALLRLLYRFPEIVRDAADNFSPNLVCSFVFDIAQAYNNFYNTHRVLQAEIEEQKNFRLVLTAATAQIIQNSLKLLGIKTPERM, from the coding sequence ATGATAGTTAAGCATCTAGAAAAACTTGTCCAGAGTGCGCTCAAATCCCTTAAAACCGAAGGTCTCCTTAATGAGATTAAGGATTCCTTAATTTCGTTTGAGCATCCGGAGAACCCAGAACACGGGGATTATTCCACCAACGTTGCCCTGGTGCTAGGGAAGCAACTGAACCAAAACCCAAGGAAAATTGCAGATTTAATACACTCAAGACTAAACATCAGAGACACAGGGTTTGTAAGCGAAATTAAGGCAGAAGGCCTCGGCTTCATCAACTTTTTCTTAAAGCAAGAGTACCTTATAGGAGAGTTGCAGGAAGTGATTAAGAAGAAAGAAAAGTATGGTCAAGGCGATGCTCAAAAGAAAAAGGTAATGGTTGAGTTTACCGACCCCAACCCCTTCAAGGAGTTTCACATTGGGCATTTGTACAGCAATACCGTTGGGGAGAGTTTGTCTCGACTCCTTGAGGCGCAGGGAGCTCAGGTAAAGCGGGTGAACTATCAAGGAGATGTGGGGTTGCATGTTGCAAAGGCAGTCTGGGGCATGCAAAGGAATCTTGAAGAACAGCATCTCTCCCTAAAGGAGTTGGCGAAAAAAGATCTGTCAGTAAGGATGAAGTTTCTCGGGCAGTCATATGCAAAGGGGAACCAAGCGTATGAAACAGGAAACGCAAAAGAGGATATTGAAAGCTTGAATGCAAAAATCTTCGCCCTAGACAAAGAAATTAAGGAGCTTTATCAGCAAGGCAGAAAATGGAGTCTTGAATATTTTGAACAAATCTACAAGCGCTTGGGAACCAAGTTTGACTATTACTACTTTGAAAGCGAAGTAGGAAAGGTAGGGGAAAAGCTTGTAGAAGAAGGAATGAAAAAAGGAATCTTTGAGAAAAGCCAGGGAGCAGTTATTTTTCCTGGAGAGAAATACGGCCTCCATAGCAGGGTATTCATTACTTCTCAGGGATTGCCAACCTATGAGGCAAAAGAGCTTGGGTTGGCTCCCACAAAATACAAAGACTTTAAGTATGATCTTTCCCTCATTATTACTGGGAATGAAATCATTGATTATTTTAAAGTACTACTGGCCGCATTAAAGGAAATAAATCCAGAGCTTGGGAGAAAAACCAAGCATCTTTCCCACGGCATGGTACGTCTGCCAGAAGGCAAGATGTCGAGCCGTACCGGAAACGTTGTTACAGGGGAAGAGCTGATTGAAGAGGTAAAAGGCAGAGTACAAAAGATTATGAAGTCCTCGGGAAGCGAGATTCCCGAAAAGGAGCAGGAAGCTGCAACAGAAAGCATTGCAGTTGGGGCAGTAAAATATTCTTTGTTGAGGATCGGTCTTGGTAGAGATATCACTTTTGATTTTGATAAATCTCTGAGTTTAGAGGGGGAAAGTGGTCCATATCTTCAATACACGTATGCCAGATGCCGCAGCATCCTCCGCAAGGCAAACTTAAAGAGACTAAGTTATTCACACCTTAAAGAAACTAAGTTGCTCCCAGAGGAGATGGCTTTGTTGAGGTTGCTGTATAGATTTCCAGAAATTGTTAGAGATGCAGCAGACAACTTTTCTCCTAATCTTGTTTGCAGCTTTGTGTTTGATATTGCCCAGGCCTACAACAACTTCTACAACACCCACCGGGTTTTGCAGGCAGAAATTGAGGAGCAAAAGAACTTTCGCCTTGTGCTTACTGCAGCCACAGCCCAGATTATTCAGAATTCTCTCAAACTCTTGGGCATTAAAACCCCAGAGCGCATGTAA